The following is a genomic window from Kineosporiaceae bacterium.
GGCGAAACCCACGTTGGTGTACGACAGCTTGGAACGCAATCTGCGACAAGCGGTTTCGATGATGGCCGCATGGTCGAAGGCCAGTTGCGGCAGATCGTCCACCGCGTGCCAGCGGGTGTCGGCAGGTACGGCCGGCTCGGCGTTGCCGGGCACCAGACCCAGGTAGGTGGTGGCCACGGTGCGGACCGTCGGCACCCGGTTCGGTGCGCCCAGGGTCTCGAGCTGCTCGAGATGACTGAGTTCGCGGACGTCGACCTTCTCGGCCAGCTGACGTCGGATCGAGGCGCGCAGGTCCTCGGTGGCGCCGAGGCGACCGCCGGGCAACGACCAGCGACCGCTGTGCGGCGCCTTGGCCCGACACCACAGCAGCACGTGCAATCGGCCGCTTCGTACCTGCAGGACGGCGGCCAGGACCTCGTGGTCGAACCCGCCGACCGACGATGGCCCACTCGACGCGGGCCGGGTTTGCCCTGGCACGGGAAGATGTTACTGTAGCCCGGTTATCGCCTACTGAGCGAAAACTAGGGTCGGCCCGAGGAGACCAGGTGTGGAGTCGATGAGTGAGCCAGACAGCACCACCGAGCCGGGGCTGATCGCCGGCCGAACGCCGGATGAGTGGGCCGCCGAGGTGCGTCGACGTGCCACCGAGCGCGATGCGGTGATCCTGGCGCACAACTACCAACTGCCCGCCATCCAGGACGTTGCCGATCACGTGGGGGACTCGCTGGCGCTGTCGCGGATCGCCGCGACGGCACCTCAGCGCGAGATCGTGTTCTGCGGCGTCCACTTCATGGCCGAGACGGCCAAGCTGCTCTCACCCGACAAGCGCGTCCTGATCCCCGATGCGAAGGCCGGGTGTTCGCTGGCCGACACCATCCACGTCGAGGAACTGCGGGCCTGGAAGCAGGCCAATCCCGGTGCCGTGGTCGTGGCGTACGTCAACACCACCGCCGCGGTGAAGGCCGAGACCGACATCTGCTGCACGTCGTCCAACGCGGCCGATGTCGTCCGGTCGATCCCGGCCGAGACACCGATCCTGTTTCTGCCCGACCGTCACCTGGGTGCGCACGTGCGTCGGGTGACCGGGCGCACCAACCTGAAGATCTGGGCCGGGCAATGCCATGTGCACGAGGGCATCACGGGGAAGATGCTGGTCGATGAACTCCTGGCCGATCCCGAGGCGGACGTCCTGGTGCATCCCGAATGCGCCTGTGCCACACCCGCTTTGGAGCTGGTGGCCAGTGGCACGGTTGCCCCGCAACGGGTCCGGATCCTGTCCACCGGCGGCATGGCCGAGGTGGCCGGCGGCCGGGTGGACG
Proteins encoded in this region:
- a CDS encoding NUDIX hydrolase gives rise to the protein MAAVLQVRSGRLHVLLWCRAKAPHSGRWSLPGGRLGATEDLRASIRRQLAEKVDVRELSHLEQLETLGAPNRVPTVRTVATTYLGLVPGNAEPAVPADTRWHAVDDLPQLAFDHAAIIETACRRLRSKLSYTNVGFALAPRTFTMSELVTYYRAALGHEVDATNLQRILVRRQQIEATGERVGSGPAGGRPAAVFRFRSPELQITDAFAVLHPPTAH